A window of the Cystobacter fuscus genome harbors these coding sequences:
- a CDS encoding coproporphyrinogen-III oxidase family protein has protein sequence MRKYYLGPEASHEVPFKRLLAISHYIMPNFGTLEWDRVSREQVDKNLRSLQDPGGALNDELMMYIHVPYCQSFCHYCNFNKNHYPWQDEERLQRYTDYLIKEIDYYLSLPYVQARRFTAIYIGGGSPSTLPVSAVERLFAHLAKVAPGFDTLEKTFTGEPRTLRKPELLKVLHDYGFDRVTFGIETLNPEIHKKIGRWDSPSDVDAVFEGLEKLGYEGDRCVDLMYDLPGQSLVGFQEELATLVEHYRPDEIDAFGTVYLPYRPLHKLILDGRVPQPGSIWQLLRMREHLYDYLLENDYHNTIAETYSRKPQRSMYQTAHCARQDIIGIGCAARSNIKDMVSINPDKVDVWMNNIDQYGVSTQTLQSIGRSGVLDRIMVMFPRYKELSKELLDRYSDVEHFEQVEDVLRSHLEVGCVEEQEGRYVVNKLGVIWHGNLQTDYMERSLNLQGKVLLKVISEKESHFDREERFKVNKATRFIAKHIDKYPKLMK, from the coding sequence ATGCGGAAATACTATCTGGGGCCGGAGGCCAGCCATGAAGTGCCGTTCAAGAGGCTCCTGGCGATCTCCCACTACATCATGCCCAACTTCGGCACTCTGGAGTGGGATCGGGTCTCGCGCGAGCAGGTGGACAAGAACCTGCGCTCGCTGCAGGACCCGGGAGGGGCGCTGAACGACGAGCTGATGATGTACATCCACGTGCCGTACTGCCAGTCGTTCTGCCATTACTGCAACTTCAACAAGAACCACTATCCCTGGCAGGACGAGGAGCGGCTCCAGCGCTACACGGACTACCTCATCAAGGAGATCGACTACTACCTGTCGCTCCCCTACGTGCAGGCGCGGAGATTCACGGCCATCTACATCGGGGGAGGAAGCCCTTCCACGCTCCCGGTCTCGGCAGTGGAGCGGCTGTTCGCGCACCTCGCGAAGGTAGCGCCGGGGTTCGACACCCTCGAGAAGACGTTCACGGGCGAGCCGCGCACGCTGCGCAAGCCGGAGCTGCTGAAGGTACTCCACGACTACGGCTTCGACCGCGTGACGTTCGGCATCGAGACGCTCAACCCGGAGATCCACAAGAAGATAGGCCGGTGGGACTCTCCGAGCGACGTGGACGCGGTGTTCGAGGGGCTGGAGAAGCTGGGGTACGAGGGCGACCGCTGCGTCGACCTCATGTATGACCTGCCGGGGCAATCGCTGGTGGGCTTCCAGGAGGAGCTGGCGACACTGGTGGAGCACTACCGACCGGACGAGATCGACGCGTTCGGGACCGTGTACCTGCCGTACCGGCCGCTGCACAAGCTCATCCTCGACGGACGGGTGCCACAACCTGGGAGCATCTGGCAGCTCCTGCGGATGCGCGAGCACCTGTATGACTACCTGCTGGAGAACGACTACCACAACACCATCGCCGAGACGTACTCGCGCAAGCCCCAGCGCAGCATGTACCAGACGGCGCACTGCGCGCGGCAGGACATCATCGGCATCGGCTGCGCGGCACGCAGCAACATCAAGGACATGGTGTCCATCAACCCGGACAAGGTCGATGTCTGGATGAACAACATCGATCAGTACGGGGTGTCCACGCAGACACTGCAGAGCATCGGGCGGAGCGGAGTGCTGGACCGGATCATGGTGATGTTCCCGCGCTACAAGGAACTCTCCAAGGAGTTGCTCGACCGCTACTCGGACGTGGAGCACTTCGAGCAGGTGGAGGACGTCCTGCGCTCGCATCTCGAGGTGGGGTGCGTGGAGGAGCAGGAGGGCCGGTACGTCGTCAACAAGCTGGGCGTCATCTGGCACGGCAACCTGCAGACGGACTACATGGAGCGTTCGCTGAACCTGCAGGGAAAGGTCCTCCTGAAGGTCATCTCGGAGAAGGAGAGCCACTTCGATCGAGAGGAGCGCTTCAAGGTGAACAAGGCGACCCGGTTCATCGCGAAGCACATCGACAAGTACCCGAAGCTGATGAAGTAG